A window from Cryptomeria japonica chromosome 1, Sugi_1.0, whole genome shotgun sequence encodes these proteins:
- the LOC131043622 gene encoding L-type lectin-domain containing receptor kinase IX.1-like — MILQCFLSSVPMFQTTWKLVFLSFLLLCIAAKVQGQDGTSNITGYSCSDRPAPCYTYAFYKAQAPSYINLKTIADLFLVTPSIIATANGLPDDTSSLAEGQTLLIPITCACVGKYSQANITFVIPPGGTFWKISTENFEYLTTYQALEIANPTLVPENITIGTPGTFPIRCQCPSKAQISNGINMQITYVVQKADTLKSISENFGANLENLKSANGMSSNLIFLNTTLLIPVSEKPTLVQSPSPALSQSPSPSSSTKLFLGIGFGIVACIVSATALWVYFRFHKRKRAASIAGQKLAGVDLEKLLQHIPRRFKMDDLIAGTNNFNEAQKLGQGGFGGVYKCNLAQTNEIVAVKRISEGSRQGIKEFISEVSIVSRLRHRNLVQLLGWCHEQDQLLLVYEYMSNGSLDRHIFPKRGEEEERHVLQWSIRYKIACEMASALLYLHEEWDECVVHRDVKSSNVLLDSNFSAKIGDFGLARMLMHERLHQTTRAAGTLGYLAPECVASGKTSPQSDVYSYGAVALEIASGKKAIDVSLVDFDMRLVAWAWDLYGGGRLLEGADVRLKGEFEKEEMERLIVVGLWCSHPDEASRPKMRQVLRLLNFEVAAPILPPAMPVPSYACTSFTIKSSLPVVSHSLPTTLSPR, encoded by the coding sequence ATGATTTTACAGTGTTTTCTGTCCTCTGTCCCCATGTTTCAAACCACGTGGAAACTGGTATTTCTATCTTTCCTCCTCCTCTGTATTGCTGCTAAAGTCCAAGGGCAAGATGGAACATCCAATATTACAGGCTACAGCTGCTCTGATCGCCCAGCACCATGTTATACATATGCTTTTTATAAAGCCCAAGCTCCTAGTTACATAAATTTGAAGACCATCGCTGATTTGTTTCTTGTTACCCCATCAATTATAGCAACAGCCAATGGTTTGCCTGATGATACCTCTTCTTTAGCTGAAGGGCAAACTTTGCTTATTCCCATTACATGTGCATGCGTTGGAAAGTATTCCCAGGCCAACATAACCTTCGTGATACCGCCTGGTGGTACCTTTTGGAAGATATCAACAGAGAACTTTGAATATTTGACCACATATCAGGCTTTAGAAATTGCAAATCCTACTTTGGTACCAGAAAATATCACTATTGGTACTCCGGGTACCTTTCCAATCAGGTGTCAGTGTCCATCCAAAGCCCAAATTAGTAATGGGATCAATATGCAGATAACATATGTTGTACAGAAAGCAGATACTCTGAAATCCATCAGTGAAAATTTTGGTGCAAATCTCGAGAATTTAAAGTCTGCAAATGGTATGTCgtcaaatttaatttttctaaatactACCCTCTTGATTCCTGTTTCTGAAAAGCCAACATTAGTTCAATCTCCTTCCCCTGCACTCTCACAGTCACCATCTCCGTCCTCAAGTACAAAACTATTTCTCGGTATTGGATTTGGCATTGTGGCTTGCATCGTAAGTGCCACTGCCCTGTGGGTCTACTTTCGCTTTCACAAAAGAAAAAGAGCTGCATCCATCGCTGGTCAAAAGCTAGCAGGCGTGGATCTTGAAAAGCTTCTGCAACACATTCCGCGACGGTTTAAGATGGATGATCTAATAGCTGGAACGAACAATTTCAACGAAGCCCAAAAGCTTGGGCAGGGAGGATTTGGGGGAGTGTACAAATGCAATCTTGCTCAAACAAATGAGATTGTGGCGGTAAAGCGCATCTCAGAAGGTTCAAGGCAAGGGATTAAGGAATTCATCTCAGAAGTGAGTATAGTTAGTCGTTTGAGACATAGGAATCTTGTTCAACTCTTAGGATGGTGCCATGAGCAAGACCAGTTGCTTTTGGTCTACGAATATATGTCTAATGGAAGCCTAGACAGACATATTTTCCccaaaagaggagaagaagaagaacgcCATGTGCTGCAATGGAGTATCAGGTATAAAATAGCTTGTGAAATGGCGAGTGCACTGTTGTACCTTCATGAAGAATGGGATGAATGTGTTGTGCACAGAGATGTAAAATCCAGTAATGTTCTGCTGGATAGCAATTTCAGCgcaaaaattggggattttggattAGCACGCATGCTGATGCATGAGCGTCTACATCAGACCACCCGAGCTGCAGGGACATTGGGATATTTGGCCCCTGAATGTGTGGCATCTGGAAAAACGAGTCCTCAATCTGATGTTTACAGCTATGGAGCTGTGGCTCTGGAAATAGCATCTGGCAAGAAAGCAATAGATGTGAGTTTGGTAGATTTCGACATGCGGCTTGTAGCGTGGGCATGGGATCTCTATGGTGGAGGTAGACTATTGGAGGGTGCAGATGTGAGATTAAAAGGAGAGtttgaaaaggaagaaatggaACGATTGATAGTAGTGGGGTTGTGGTGTTCTCATCCTGATGAGGCTAGTCGCCCCAAAATGAGGCAAGTGCTGAGGTTATTGAACTTTGAAGTTGCAGCACCCATTCTACCACCTGCAATGCCTGTACCATCATATGCTTGCACTTCATTTACCATCAAGTCCTCCCTTCCAGTGGTATCACACTCTCTTCCAACCACTTTGAGTCCAAGATAG